In Yersinia enterocolitica subsp. enterocolitica, one DNA window encodes the following:
- the menE gene encoding o-succinylbenzoate--CoA ligase translates to MAQLNNWPWKDIFPWQHWANLQPRATAIRSGAQRISWQQLATDIDNLAAGLQQQGVTPGCGVVLRGKNSYSLLLAYLAALQCAARVLPLNPQLPESLLTQLLPQLDIDFMLNLAEPLPAQLSFTPLHLTRVHSTENILTWDSQRLATMTLTSGSSGLPKAAVHTLAAHLASADGVLRLMDFTANDCWLLSLPLFHVSGQGIVWRWLSAGAALAVQAGVSLSDALAGCSHASLVPTQLWRLLESAEQPLSLKEVLLGGATIPTALTEQAEARGIRCWCGYGLTESASTVCAKRADGLPGVGVALEGRQVKLVEGEVWVKAACLAAGYWQQGQLQPLTDSDGWFHTRDRGEWQQGELRILGRLDNLFFSGGEGIQPEDIERVLLQYPGVQQAFVIPVADTEFGHRPVAVLDADDSVNDAVLADWLAPQLAAFQRPVAFYRLPAELKTGGIKVSRRGVADLGVMSRDANKAVPSAK, encoded by the coding sequence ATGGCACAGCTAAATAATTGGCCTTGGAAGGATATATTTCCATGGCAACATTGGGCCAATCTGCAACCTCGGGCGACGGCAATTCGCTCGGGGGCGCAACGGATCAGTTGGCAACAGTTAGCCACTGATATTGATAATCTGGCCGCTGGCTTGCAACAGCAAGGTGTCACCCCCGGTTGTGGCGTGGTGCTGCGCGGTAAAAACAGTTATTCATTGTTGCTGGCGTATCTGGCTGCATTGCAGTGCGCCGCGCGTGTTTTACCGCTTAACCCTCAATTGCCAGAATCACTGTTGACGCAACTTTTGCCGCAGCTCGATATTGATTTTATGCTGAATCTGGCCGAACCATTGCCTGCACAGCTAAGTTTTACTCCACTGCATCTCACCAGGGTACATTCGACGGAAAATATCCTGACATGGGATAGCCAACGGCTGGCGACCATGACACTGACCTCCGGCTCTTCAGGGTTACCCAAAGCGGCAGTGCACACATTGGCGGCGCATCTGGCCAGTGCCGATGGTGTATTGCGATTAATGGATTTCACAGCTAATGATTGCTGGTTGCTATCATTGCCGCTATTTCATGTCTCCGGGCAGGGCATTGTCTGGCGCTGGTTAAGTGCCGGAGCGGCCCTTGCTGTGCAAGCGGGTGTATCGTTATCTGATGCGCTGGCAGGTTGCAGCCATGCCTCGTTGGTGCCAACCCAGCTTTGGCGCTTGCTTGAAAGTGCAGAACAGCCACTTAGCTTGAAAGAGGTGTTACTCGGGGGCGCGACTATCCCTACTGCGCTGACTGAGCAAGCCGAAGCGCGCGGAATTCGCTGCTGGTGTGGCTACGGCCTGACGGAATCAGCTTCAACTGTGTGTGCTAAACGCGCTGATGGTTTGCCTGGTGTTGGTGTCGCGCTGGAAGGACGACAGGTGAAATTAGTCGAGGGCGAAGTCTGGGTGAAAGCCGCGTGTCTGGCCGCCGGTTATTGGCAGCAGGGGCAGTTACAGCCTCTGACTGACAGTGATGGTTGGTTCCATACCCGTGATCGTGGTGAATGGCAGCAAGGCGAATTACGTATTCTGGGGCGGCTGGATAATCTATTTTTCAGCGGCGGTGAGGGCATTCAACCTGAGGATATTGAACGAGTTTTACTGCAATATCCGGGAGTACAGCAAGCTTTTGTTATTCCTGTCGCCGACACTGAATTCGGTCACCGCCCTGTTGCTGTGCTTGATGCTGATGATTCGGTGAATGACGCCGTATTAGCGGATTGGTTAGCGCCACAATTGGCGGCATTCCAGCGGCCGGTGGCTTTTTATCGCTTACCGGCAGAGCTTAAAACGGGGGGGATTAAGGTATCAAGGCGCGGGGTGGCAGATTTAGGCGTCATGAGCAGGGACGCGAATAAAGCCGTCCCGTCAGCGAAATGA